DNA sequence from the Halobacterium sp. DL1 genome:
GACACCCGGTGCAGGACGACGTCTCCGTACGCGACCCTGTTCTCGGCGTATTCGGCCTGTGCAGGTTCGACGAGCGTCCCGTCCGCCACAGCGTCCCGGATCGCGGACGCGTTCGCCAGGCGCGCGTACGTTCGCCCGGGGGCCGTCAGCGTGGTAATCGTGAGGTTGTCGCCCGTCGAATCCGCGGCGGACGGGGTGCCGCAGACGGGGGTACTGTCGGTGGTCCCTGTGGTGTCGACGGTTGTCGCTGCTGTCGGCACCGCGACCCCGGCGACGGCTGCCACGGCGAGGAGCAGACGGCCAGAATGGCTCTGGAGGGCATTTCGCCTGACTTCTGGCGGGTCGAAAATAAGCCTTGGCCAGACTAAATCAGTTGTTCGAGCTGATCGCGGCGCCGCTCGACGTCGAGTTCCGGGTCGACGGACTGGTCGGCGGCGACCCTGTCGAGGAACAGCAGCACGTCCACGCCGCGGCGCTCGGCCTCGGTGGCCACCCTGTCGGCGTCCTCACGGTGGAGGACGAGGCGGTCGAGGAGCGCGAGCAGCACGGCGAGGACGGCGCTCGTCTCGCCGTCGTCCGGAAACGCCTCGCTGACGGTCGAGAAGTCGGGGTAGTCCTCGGGGGCCTCGTCGGCGGGCGAGACCCGCAGGCAGTGCGCGCAGATGGTCGCCCCGACGCGGTCGTCCGGCAGGTGCTCGCGGACCGCTTCGAGGACGGGGAAAACAACTTCGTCGCCGCCGCAGTTCGGACAGGTCATGGCTCGACGTGGGGCGGACGGCGACTTAGCCGACCCGGACTAGTCGTCCGAGGACAGCTCGGCCTCGGCAGCGGCTGCTTCCTGCTCCAGGCGCTCCTCCTCCTCCTCTTCCTCGCTCTCCTCCTTCTTCGCCTTCACCTTCTTCATGCGGAAGATCTCCTCGCGCTCCTGCTCCTCGAGTTTCTGCTCGATGTACTCCTGGCCCTCGTAGAGGTCCGGGAGGAGCTTGAACTCCAGGGCGTTGACGCGGCGCTTGGTCGTCTCGATTTCGGTGAGCATCTTCTTCATCGCGGTCTCGACCTCCGCGGCGAGCACGATGGACTCGAGGAGTTCCTCGTAGGCCTCGGCGGCCTCGTCGATGCGGGCGCTCGTCCCGAGGATGCCGTAGCCGCGCTCGTCGAGGCTCTTCTTCACCTTCGAGGACTCGATCTGGGGGACGACGACGCCCATGATGTTGCGGGACTCGACGGTGATCTCGGGGTGCTCCTCGAGGGCCGCCGCGGCGCCGCGGACCGTGATGTCGCCCTCCATCGCGCGCGCCATGTTGATCTTCTTCTGGGCGGTCTCGTAGTTCCCCTCCAGGTCCTCCCGGACGTCCTGTGCCTGGTCGAGAATGTCCATGAACTCCATGATGAGGCCGTCACGCTTCTGCTCGAGCGTGTCGTGGCCCCGCTCGGAGAGTTCGATGCGGTCCTCGATCTCCATCAGATTCTTGCGGGTCGGCTTGATGTCCTGAGCCATGCTGTCTCTTGGACGGGGCTAGTTCTCGCAGGGAGGTAAACGTTTTCAGTCCCGCCCGAGAGCGACCCGCGAACGGCCGACGAAGACGACGCCTCCTCCCGGCGAACGCGTCGCTAGTGGTGCGGGAGAACAGAGAGAACGGGGAGAGCCTCAGTCGGCTGCCGCGGCTTCCTCGGCCTCGGCGTCCTCGACGTAGTACTCCTCGATGAGCTCCTCGTCGACGCGGTTGAGCTCGTCCTTCGGGAAGATGGAGAGGAGGTCCCAGCCGATGTCGAGGGTCTCCTCGACGGAGCGGTCCGTGTCGTAGCCCTGGTCGACAAACTCGTCCTCGAAGCTGTCCGCGAAGTCGAGGTAGAGGTTGTCGCGCTCGGAGAGCGCCTCGCGTCCGACGATGTTCACGAGGTCGCGGAGGTCCTCACCTTCCGCGTACGCCGCGTACAGCTGGTCGGAGACGTCGCCGTGGTCCTCGCGGGTGAGGCCCTCGCCGATACCGTCGTCCATGAGCCGGGAGAGGCTCGGGAGGACGTTGACCGGCGGCGTGACGCCCTGGCTGTTCAGGTCGCGGTTCATCATGATCTGGCCCTCGGTGATGTAGCCGGTGAGGTCCGGAATCGGGTGGGTGTCGTCGTCGCCCGGCATCGTGAGGATGGGGATCTGGGTGACAGAGCCGTCCCGACCCTTGATGCGGCCGGCGCGCTCGTAGAGCTGCGCCAGGTCCGTGTACATGTAGCCGGGGTAGCCACGCCGACCCGGCACCTCTTCGCGTGCCGCGCCGATCTCGCGGAGCGCCTCACAGTAGT
Encoded proteins:
- a CDS encoding ATP synthase subunit D (produces ATP from ADP in the presence of a proton gradient across the membrane; the D subunit is part of the catalytic core of the ATP synthase complex), with translation MAQDIKPTRKNLMEIEDRIELSERGHDTLEQKRDGLIMEFMDILDQAQDVREDLEGNYETAQKKINMARAMEGDITVRGAAAALEEHPEITVESRNIMGVVVPQIESSKVKKSLDERGYGILGTSARIDEAAEAYEELLESIVLAAEVETAMKKMLTEIETTKRRVNALEFKLLPDLYEGQEYIEQKLEEQEREEIFRMKKVKAKKEESEEEEEEERLEQEAAAAEAELSSDD